In Helianthus annuus cultivar XRQ/B chromosome 9, HanXRQr2.0-SUNRISE, whole genome shotgun sequence, the following are encoded in one genomic region:
- the LOC110880275 gene encoding growth-regulating factor 5 isoform X1: protein MMMMSTTSSNQNPNVFTASQWEELEQQALIYKYMVSGVPVPTDLILSVRRSLYNTSASSLSNQHTSSLGIWEAGSSFPYNQLYQIGGYGGRKIDLEPGRCRRTDGKKWRCSKEAYPDSKYCERHMHRGRNRSRKPVEFSSSSSSSSSAATSVNNVSSSSAISKSIDAYPPPFSTFMDSSSYSHQTLKDYRQMQGMKDLGEDERSSAAAAAYFQLNDPYTATTQSGQQNYSHFSFQNLKDEQKKEQGQHCFVMGTDFIKPSEEHEPTKSTTTKVNETTSKQPFHHFFSPPKATLLNPNHDPNWGEVDHPKAPLSTQDLFQSKPRPYW from the exons atgatgatgatgagtacTACAAGCAGTAACCAAAATCCAAATGTGTTCACAGCATCACAATGGGAAGAACTGGAACAGCAAGCTTTAATCTACAAGTATATGGTTTCAGGTGTTCCAGTTCCAACTGATCTCATCTTGTCTGTCAGAAGAAGTTTGTATAACACCTCAGCTTCATCACTATCTAACCAACACACCTCCTCCT TAGGAATATGGGAAGCTGGATCAAGCTTTCCATACAATCAGTTGTATCAGATTGGTGGGTATGGTGGCAGAAAGATAGATTTAGAACCAGGAAGATGCAGAAGAACAGATGGAAAAAAATGGAGGTGCTCTAAAGAAGCTTACCCCGATTCAAAATACTGCGAGAGACACATGCACAGAGGTAGAAACCGTTCAAGAAAGCCTGTGGaattctcttcttcttcttcttcatcttcatctgcTGCCACAAGTGTTAATAATGTTTCTTCTTCATCAGCAATCTCCAAATCAATCGATGCTTACCCTCCTCCTTTCTCAACTTTTATGGATTCTTCATCTTATTCTCACCAAACCCTTAAAGATTACag GCAGATGCAAGGAATGAAGGATTTAGGAGAGGATGAGAGatcatcagcagcagcagcagcttacTTTCAACTAAATGATCCTTACACCGCCACTACACAATCTGGTCAACAAAACTACTCTCATTTCAGTTTTCAAAACCTGAAAGATGAGCAGAAGAAGGAGCAAGGGCAGCACTGTTTTGTGATGGGTACTGATTTCATAAAGCCATCAGAAGAACATGAACCCACCAAATCCACTACCACAAAAGTTAATGAAACCACCAGTAAACAACCATTCCACCACTTCTTTTCACCACCAAAAGCCACACTGCTTAACCCTAACCATGACCCAAACTGGGGTGAAGTTGACCACCCAAAGGCCCCTTTGTCCACCCAAGACCTTTTCCAATCCAAACCAAGACCTTACTGGTag
- the LOC110880276 gene encoding ubiquitin-like protein ATG12, which yields MASDNPIASRKVVVHLRATGDAPILKQAKFKIAGTDKFSKVIDFLRRQLHKETLFVYVNSAFSPSPDQLVNDLYDNFGIDGKLVVNYACSMAWG from the exons ATGGCTTCAGACAATCCGATTGCTTCTCGTAAAG TTGTTGTGCATTTGAGAGCTACTGGTGATGCTCCGATTCTCAAACAAGCAAAATTCAAG ATTGCTGGAACCGATAAATTTTCTAAGGTGATTGATTTTCTTCGTCGCCAACTTCACAAGGAGACTCTG TTTGTTTATGTGAACAGTGCCTTCTCCCCAAGTCCAGACCAACTAGTGAATGACCTGTACGAT AACTTTGGAATTGATGGGAAATTGGTGGTTAACTATGCATGCTCTATGGCTTGGGGCTAA
- the LOC110880275 gene encoding growth-regulating factor 6 isoform X2, translating to MMMMSTTSSNQNPNVFTASQWEELEQQALIYKYMVSGVPVPTDLILSVRRSLYNTSASSLSNQHTSSLGIWEAGSSFPYNQLYQIGGYGGRKIDLEPGRCRRTDGKKWRCSKEAYPDSKYCERHMHRAISKSIDAYPPPFSTFMDSSSYSHQTLKDYRQMQGMKDLGEDERSSAAAAAYFQLNDPYTATTQSGQQNYSHFSFQNLKDEQKKEQGQHCFVMGTDFIKPSEEHEPTKSTTTKVNETTSKQPFHHFFSPPKATLLNPNHDPNWGEVDHPKAPLSTQDLFQSKPRPYW from the exons atgatgatgatgagtacTACAAGCAGTAACCAAAATCCAAATGTGTTCACAGCATCACAATGGGAAGAACTGGAACAGCAAGCTTTAATCTACAAGTATATGGTTTCAGGTGTTCCAGTTCCAACTGATCTCATCTTGTCTGTCAGAAGAAGTTTGTATAACACCTCAGCTTCATCACTATCTAACCAACACACCTCCTCCT TAGGAATATGGGAAGCTGGATCAAGCTTTCCATACAATCAGTTGTATCAGATTGGTGGGTATGGTGGCAGAAAGATAGATTTAGAACCAGGAAGATGCAGAAGAACAGATGGAAAAAAATGGAGGTGCTCTAAAGAAGCTTACCCCGATTCAAAATACTGCGAGAGACACATGCACAGAG CAATCTCCAAATCAATCGATGCTTACCCTCCTCCTTTCTCAACTTTTATGGATTCTTCATCTTATTCTCACCAAACCCTTAAAGATTACag GCAGATGCAAGGAATGAAGGATTTAGGAGAGGATGAGAGatcatcagcagcagcagcagcttacTTTCAACTAAATGATCCTTACACCGCCACTACACAATCTGGTCAACAAAACTACTCTCATTTCAGTTTTCAAAACCTGAAAGATGAGCAGAAGAAGGAGCAAGGGCAGCACTGTTTTGTGATGGGTACTGATTTCATAAAGCCATCAGAAGAACATGAACCCACCAAATCCACTACCACAAAAGTTAATGAAACCACCAGTAAACAACCATTCCACCACTTCTTTTCACCACCAAAAGCCACACTGCTTAACCCTAACCATGACCCAAACTGGGGTGAAGTTGACCACCCAAAGGCCCCTTTGTCCACCCAAGACCTTTTCCAATCCAAACCAAGACCTTACTGGTag